Proteins encoded within one genomic window of Brassica rapa cultivar Chiifu-401-42 chromosome A09, CAAS_Brap_v3.01, whole genome shotgun sequence:
- the LOC103837275 gene encoding protein DETOXIFICATION 55 isoform X1, giving the protein MVAEEDSRLINLQHKYKQTMPEVVEEMKKIWDISFPVAAMSILNYLKNMTSVVCMGRLGSLELAGGALAVGFTNITGYSVLSGLATGMEPLCGQAIGSKNPQLASLTLKRTIFLLILASLPISLLWLNLQPLMLILRQQQDITRVASLYSSFSLPDLIANSFLHPLRIYLRCKGNTWPLMWCTLVSVLLHLPVTAFFTFYISLGVAGVAVSSFLTNFIALSLLLCYIYFEEHNNDETSLKTPLVLMSGSSDFGNDEVWSTLVKLAVPSCIAVCLEWWWYEFMTILAGYLPEPKVALAAAAIVIQTTSLMYTIPTALSAAVSTRVSNELGAGRPEKAKTAAAVAIGAAVAVSVFGLVATTMGRKAWGRVFTADEVVLELTAAVLPVIGACELANCPQTTSCGILRGSARPRVGAKINFYAFYVVGAPVAVVLAFRWGLDFMGLCYGLLGAQIVCAISILTVVYKTDWNKESLKAHDLVGKNVILPVVDQVIIKCEEGFFGGQAIYAAM; this is encoded by the exons ATGGTGGCCGAAGAAGATTCACGTCTCATAAATCTCCAACACAAGTACAAGCAGACAATGCCCgag gttGTGGAGGAGATGAAGAAAATTTGGGACATAAGTTTCCCGGTAGCTGCCATGAGCATACTAAACTACCTAAAGAACATGACATCGGTCGTGTGCATGGGCCGACTAGGAAGCCTCGAGCTCGCCGGAGGAGCCTTAGCCGTTGGATTCACCAACATAACCGGTTACTCTGTTCTCTCCGGTTTAGCCACCGGTATGGAACCACTTTGTGGTCAAGCCATCGGCTCTAAAAACCCTCAACTCGCTTCCTTGACCCTCAAGCGAACCATCTTTCTCCTCATCTTAGCTTCTCTTCCCATCTCTCTCCTCTGGCTTAACCTCCAACCTCTAATGCTAATCCTCCGACAACAACAAGACATCACACGAGTCGCAtctctctactcctccttctcTTTGCCTGATCTTATAGCTAATAGCTTCCTACATCCTTTGCGTATCTACCTGCGTTGTAAAGGCAACACGTGGCCTTTGATGTGGTGCACGTTAGTCTCCGTCCTTCTTCATCTCCCCGTTACCGCTTTCTTCACGTTTTACATCTCTCTCGGCGTCGCTGGAGTCGCGGTCTCATCTTTTCTCACCAACTTCATAGCCTTGTCGCTTCTCCTTTGCTACATATACTTTGAAGAACATAACAACGACGAAACCAGTCTTAAAACGCCGTTGGTGCTCATGTCTGGCTCGAGTGACTTCGGTAATGATGAGGTGTGGTCAACGCTGGTCAAACTCGCGGTCCCGAGCTGTATAGCGGTTTGTTTGGAGTGGTGGTGGTACGAGTTCATGACAATCCTCGCCGGCTATCTCCCGGAGCCAAAGGTGGCGCTAGCAGCGGCCGCCATCGTGATCCAGACAACGTCACTGATGTATACAATCCCGACGGCGCTCTCCGCCGCAGTTTCCACGAGGGTGAGCAACGAGCTGGGAGCAGGACGGCCAGAGAAGGCAAAGACGGCGGCGGCAGTAGCGATCGGAGCCGCCGTGGCCGTTTCGGTGTTCGGGCTTGTGGCCACTACCATGGGGAGAAAGGCTTGGGGGAGAGTTTTCACGGCGGACGAAGTTGTCCTCGAGCTGACGGCGGCGGTTCTTCCGGTTATAGGAGCTTGCGAGCTTGCCAACTGTCCTCAGACCACAAGCTGCGGGATCCTACGTGGCAGTGCGAGGCCACGTGTAGGAGCCAAGATTAACTTCTACGCCTTTTATGTTGTCGGAGCACCAGTGGCGGTTGTTTTAGCCTTTAGGTGGGGCTTAGACTTCATGGGCCTATGCTATGGCTTACTTGGGGCCCAGATTGTTTGTGCAATCTCCATTTTGACCGTTGTGTATAAGACAGATTGGAACAAAGAGTCCTTAAAGGCTCATGACTTGGTGGGCAAAAACGTCATATTACCTGTTGTCGATCAAGTTATTATCAAATGCGAAGAAG GTTTCTTCGGTGGTCAAGCTATCTACGCAGCAATGTAA
- the LOC103837275 gene encoding protein DETOXIFICATION 55 isoform X2, with product MVAEEDSRLINLQHKYKQTMPEVVEEMKKIWDISFPVAAMSILNYLKNMTSVVCMGRLGSLELAGGALAVGFTNITGYSVLSGLATGMEPLCGQAIGSKNPQLASLTLKRTIFLLILASLPISLLWLNLQPLMLILRQQQDITRVASLYSSFSLPDLIANSFLHPLRIYLRCKGNTWPLMWCTLVSVLLHLPVTAFFTFYISLGVAGVAVSSFLTNFIALSLLLCYIYFEEHNNDETSLKTPLVLMSGSSDFGNDEVWSTLVKLAVPSCIAVCLEWWWYEFMTILAGYLPEPKVALAAAAIVIQTTSLMYTIPTALSAAVSTRVSNELGAGRPEKAKTAAAVAIGAAVAVSVFGLVATTMGRKAWGRVFTADEVVLELTAAVLPVIGACELANCPQTTSCGILRGSARPRVGAKINFYAFYVVGAPVAVVLAFRWGLDFMGLCYGLLGAQIVCAISILTVVYKTDWNKESLKAHDLVGKNVILPVVDQVIIKCEEGLH from the exons ATGGTGGCCGAAGAAGATTCACGTCTCATAAATCTCCAACACAAGTACAAGCAGACAATGCCCgag gttGTGGAGGAGATGAAGAAAATTTGGGACATAAGTTTCCCGGTAGCTGCCATGAGCATACTAAACTACCTAAAGAACATGACATCGGTCGTGTGCATGGGCCGACTAGGAAGCCTCGAGCTCGCCGGAGGAGCCTTAGCCGTTGGATTCACCAACATAACCGGTTACTCTGTTCTCTCCGGTTTAGCCACCGGTATGGAACCACTTTGTGGTCAAGCCATCGGCTCTAAAAACCCTCAACTCGCTTCCTTGACCCTCAAGCGAACCATCTTTCTCCTCATCTTAGCTTCTCTTCCCATCTCTCTCCTCTGGCTTAACCTCCAACCTCTAATGCTAATCCTCCGACAACAACAAGACATCACACGAGTCGCAtctctctactcctccttctcTTTGCCTGATCTTATAGCTAATAGCTTCCTACATCCTTTGCGTATCTACCTGCGTTGTAAAGGCAACACGTGGCCTTTGATGTGGTGCACGTTAGTCTCCGTCCTTCTTCATCTCCCCGTTACCGCTTTCTTCACGTTTTACATCTCTCTCGGCGTCGCTGGAGTCGCGGTCTCATCTTTTCTCACCAACTTCATAGCCTTGTCGCTTCTCCTTTGCTACATATACTTTGAAGAACATAACAACGACGAAACCAGTCTTAAAACGCCGTTGGTGCTCATGTCTGGCTCGAGTGACTTCGGTAATGATGAGGTGTGGTCAACGCTGGTCAAACTCGCGGTCCCGAGCTGTATAGCGGTTTGTTTGGAGTGGTGGTGGTACGAGTTCATGACAATCCTCGCCGGCTATCTCCCGGAGCCAAAGGTGGCGCTAGCAGCGGCCGCCATCGTGATCCAGACAACGTCACTGATGTATACAATCCCGACGGCGCTCTCCGCCGCAGTTTCCACGAGGGTGAGCAACGAGCTGGGAGCAGGACGGCCAGAGAAGGCAAAGACGGCGGCGGCAGTAGCGATCGGAGCCGCCGTGGCCGTTTCGGTGTTCGGGCTTGTGGCCACTACCATGGGGAGAAAGGCTTGGGGGAGAGTTTTCACGGCGGACGAAGTTGTCCTCGAGCTGACGGCGGCGGTTCTTCCGGTTATAGGAGCTTGCGAGCTTGCCAACTGTCCTCAGACCACAAGCTGCGGGATCCTACGTGGCAGTGCGAGGCCACGTGTAGGAGCCAAGATTAACTTCTACGCCTTTTATGTTGTCGGAGCACCAGTGGCGGTTGTTTTAGCCTTTAGGTGGGGCTTAGACTTCATGGGCCTATGCTATGGCTTACTTGGGGCCCAGATTGTTTGTGCAATCTCCATTTTGACCGTTGTGTATAAGACAGATTGGAACAAAGAGTCCTTAAAGGCTCATGACTTGGTGGGCAAAAACGTCATATTACCTGTTGTCGATCAAGTTATTATCAAATGCGAAGAAGGTCTACACTAA
- the LOC103837277 gene encoding F-box/kelch-repeat protein At4g39550 isoform X2: MSSREKRRKSSPSPTPPPPKSSPIPSLPYDLVLICVARISRLYYPTLSLVSKSFRSLVSSPELYKTRSLLGFTETCLYVCLQSHRDEATWFTLCLKPGKTLKTGSSGYALARVHVPSSPPSRFRNVVAVGSNIYNIALPRVPILDCKSHTWVEAPSLPVQLSSLSTSVLGRKIYVAGMDSSLKNSFEVFDTETQIWDSVSTKRKESFIFKEKTVSIDGKFHAVTNEEVVAYDPKEGNVLYSAFDGVFRWYDTEERIWSFLHGLVGLPRITRDRVIRLADYGGKMMVVWDQAGKPSSRYKEIWCAEIALERRHDDDSENEIWGKVEWFDRMLKIKINTYYQVEKVLSTTV, translated from the exons ATGTCGTCCCGGGAGAAAAGGAGGAAGAGTTCGCCGTCCCCGACGCCACCGCCGCCGAAATCGTCCCCGATTCCGTCGCTTCCCTATGATTTGGTATTAATCTGCGTCGCACGCATCTCAAGGCTGTACTATCCGACTCTCTCACTCGTCTCCAAGAGCTTCCGATCGCTCGTATCTTCTCCGGAGCTTTACAAGACCCGGTCACTCTTGGGCTTCACAGAGACTTGCCTCTACGTGTGCTTACAAAGTCATCGTGATGAGGCTACCTGGTTCACCCTCTGCCTGAAGCCTGGTAAAACTCTAAAAACTGGATCAAGTGGGTACGCTTTGGCTAGAGTCCATGTTCCCAGTTCTCCTCCTTCGCGCTTTAGGAATGTGGTAGCAGTTGGTTCTAATATCTACAATATCGCCTTGCCTAGAGTCCCGATACTGGATTGCAAGTCTCATACGTGGGTAGAAGCTCCAAGTTTGCCGGTTCAACTCTCTTCACTTTCCACCAGCGTCCTTGGTCGGAAGATATATGTAGCAGGTATGGATTCTAGTTTGAAGAACTCTTTCGAGGTGTTTGATACAGAAACCCAAATTTGGGATTCTGTGTcgacaaaaagaaaagagagtttTATTTTTAAGGAAAAAACTGTATCTATTGACGGAAAGTTCCATGCGGTGACTAACGAAGAGGTGGTTGCTTACGATCCCAAGGAAG GGAACGTTTTGTACTCTGCTTTTGATGGAGTGTTCAGATGGTATGATACTGAGGAAAGGATATGGAGCTTTTTGCACGGTTTGGTTGGATTACCCAGGATCACTCGTGATAGAGTTATTCGATTGGCTGATTATGGTGGGAAGATGATGGTTGTGTGGGATCAAGCTGGTAAACCTAGCAGCCGTTACAAGGAGATTTGGTGTGCTGAGATTGCGCTTGAAAGGCGGCACGACGACGATAGTGAAAATGAAATTTGGGGGAAAGTTGAGTGGTTCGATCGAATGCTTAAAATCAAAATCAACACATATTATCAGGTTGAGAAGGTTCTTTCTACTACCGTCTGA
- the LOC103837277 gene encoding F-box/kelch-repeat protein At4g39550 isoform X1: MSSREKRRKSSPSPTPPPPKSSPIPSLPYDLVLICVARISRLYYPTLSLVSKSFRSLVSSPELYKTRSLLGFTETCLYVCLQSHRDEATWFTLCLKPGKTLKTGSSGYALARVHVPSSPPSRFRNVVAVGSNIYNIALPRVPILDCKSHTWVEAPSLPVQLSSLSTSVLGRKIYVAGMDSSLKNSFEVFDTETQIWDSVSTKRKESFIFKEKTVSIDGKFHAVTNEEVVAYDPKEGKWEMVGGRMGWCMFSDAYCVIGNVLYSAFDGVFRWYDTEERIWSFLHGLVGLPRITRDRVIRLADYGGKMMVVWDQAGKPSSRYKEIWCAEIALERRHDDDSENEIWGKVEWFDRMLKIKINTYYQVEKVLSTTV; the protein is encoded by the coding sequence ATGTCGTCCCGGGAGAAAAGGAGGAAGAGTTCGCCGTCCCCGACGCCACCGCCGCCGAAATCGTCCCCGATTCCGTCGCTTCCCTATGATTTGGTATTAATCTGCGTCGCACGCATCTCAAGGCTGTACTATCCGACTCTCTCACTCGTCTCCAAGAGCTTCCGATCGCTCGTATCTTCTCCGGAGCTTTACAAGACCCGGTCACTCTTGGGCTTCACAGAGACTTGCCTCTACGTGTGCTTACAAAGTCATCGTGATGAGGCTACCTGGTTCACCCTCTGCCTGAAGCCTGGTAAAACTCTAAAAACTGGATCAAGTGGGTACGCTTTGGCTAGAGTCCATGTTCCCAGTTCTCCTCCTTCGCGCTTTAGGAATGTGGTAGCAGTTGGTTCTAATATCTACAATATCGCCTTGCCTAGAGTCCCGATACTGGATTGCAAGTCTCATACGTGGGTAGAAGCTCCAAGTTTGCCGGTTCAACTCTCTTCACTTTCCACCAGCGTCCTTGGTCGGAAGATATATGTAGCAGGTATGGATTCTAGTTTGAAGAACTCTTTCGAGGTGTTTGATACAGAAACCCAAATTTGGGATTCTGTGTcgacaaaaagaaaagagagtttTATTTTTAAGGAAAAAACTGTATCTATTGACGGAAAGTTCCATGCGGTGACTAACGAAGAGGTGGTTGCTTACGATCCCAAGGAAGGTAAATGGGAAATGGTCGGGGGACGGATGGGTTGGTGTATGTTTTCTGATGCTTACTGTGTTATAGGGAACGTTTTGTACTCTGCTTTTGATGGAGTGTTCAGATGGTATGATACTGAGGAAAGGATATGGAGCTTTTTGCACGGTTTGGTTGGATTACCCAGGATCACTCGTGATAGAGTTATTCGATTGGCTGATTATGGTGGGAAGATGATGGTTGTGTGGGATCAAGCTGGTAAACCTAGCAGCCGTTACAAGGAGATTTGGTGTGCTGAGATTGCGCTTGAAAGGCGGCACGACGACGATAGTGAAAATGAAATTTGGGGGAAAGTTGAGTGGTTCGATCGAATGCTTAAAATCAAAATCAACACATATTATCAGGTTGAGAAGGTTCTTTCTACTACCGTCTGA
- the LOC103837277 gene encoding F-box/kelch-repeat protein At4g39550 isoform X3, translating to MSSREKRRKSSPSPTPPPPKSSPIPSLPYDLVLICVARISRLYYPTLSLVSKSFRSLVSSPELYKTRSLLGFTETCLYVCLQSHRDEATWFTLCLKPGKTLKTGSSGYALARVHVPSSPPSRFRNVVAVGSNIYNIALPRVPILDCKSHTWVEAPSLPVQLSSLSTSVLGRKIYVAGNVLYSAFDGVFRWYDTEERIWSFLHGLVGLPRITRDRVIRLADYGGKMMVVWDQAGKPSSRYKEIWCAEIALERRHDDDSENEIWGKVEWFDRMLKIKINTYYQVEKVLSTTV from the exons ATGTCGTCCCGGGAGAAAAGGAGGAAGAGTTCGCCGTCCCCGACGCCACCGCCGCCGAAATCGTCCCCGATTCCGTCGCTTCCCTATGATTTGGTATTAATCTGCGTCGCACGCATCTCAAGGCTGTACTATCCGACTCTCTCACTCGTCTCCAAGAGCTTCCGATCGCTCGTATCTTCTCCGGAGCTTTACAAGACCCGGTCACTCTTGGGCTTCACAGAGACTTGCCTCTACGTGTGCTTACAAAGTCATCGTGATGAGGCTACCTGGTTCACCCTCTGCCTGAAGCCTGGTAAAACTCTAAAAACTGGATCAAGTGGGTACGCTTTGGCTAGAGTCCATGTTCCCAGTTCTCCTCCTTCGCGCTTTAGGAATGTGGTAGCAGTTGGTTCTAATATCTACAATATCGCCTTGCCTAGAGTCCCGATACTGGATTGCAAGTCTCATACGTGGGTAGAAGCTCCAAGTTTGCCGGTTCAACTCTCTTCACTTTCCACCAGCGTCCTTGGTCGGAAGATATATGTAGCAG GGAACGTTTTGTACTCTGCTTTTGATGGAGTGTTCAGATGGTATGATACTGAGGAAAGGATATGGAGCTTTTTGCACGGTTTGGTTGGATTACCCAGGATCACTCGTGATAGAGTTATTCGATTGGCTGATTATGGTGGGAAGATGATGGTTGTGTGGGATCAAGCTGGTAAACCTAGCAGCCGTTACAAGGAGATTTGGTGTGCTGAGATTGCGCTTGAAAGGCGGCACGACGACGATAGTGAAAATGAAATTTGGGGGAAAGTTGAGTGGTTCGATCGAATGCTTAAAATCAAAATCAACACATATTATCAGGTTGAGAAGGTTCTTTCTACTACCGTCTGA
- the LOC103837278 gene encoding protein DEHYDRATION-INDUCED 19 homolog 7 isoform X2, with product MESNSLINYPSRSDLLCLEEDVKGEEDNVKAEFICPFCSDEFDILGLCCHIDEEHPVEAKNGVCPVCSKKVGLDIVGHITTQHCNVFKVQRRRRLRRGGYSSNYLTLRKSLGVGGASTFIPSSNLDSDPLLSSFMFRPPLANELVIPIEERDCVTKVSPKDTSQRLSLSNEDQEKARKSEFVRDLLWSTMLEDKL from the exons atgGAGTCTAATTCGTTGATCAATTACCCCTCTCGATCAG ATTTGTTGTGTTTGGAAGAAGATGtgaaaggagaagaagacaatGTGAAAGCAGAGTTTATCTGCCCCTTCTGTTCAGATGAGTTTGATATTCTTGGCCTTTGTTGCCACATTGATGAAGAGCATCCTGTTGAAGCCAAGAACGGG GTTTGTCCTGTCTGCTCAAAGAAGGTGGGATTAGACATCGTTGGCCATATTACAACGCAACACTGCAACGTTTTCAAG GTGCAGCGAAGGAGAAGGCTGCGTAGAGGTGGATATAGCTCTAACTATCTTACACTAAGAAAATCTCTCGGAGTTGGAGGAGCTTCCACTTTCATTCCCTCATCCAATCTAGATTCTGATCCTTTGCTCTCATCCTTTATGTTTCGTCCTCCTTTGGCTAATGAGCTTGTCATACCCATCGAGGAAAGAGACTGTGTAACAAAAGTCTCACCTAAGGACACCTCTCAAAGGCTATCACTTTCGAATGAAGATCAAGAGAAGGCAAGAAAGAGTGAGTTTGTGCGAGATTTGTTGTGGTCAACCATGCTTGAAGACAAGTTATAA
- the LOC103837278 gene encoding protein DEHYDRATION-INDUCED 19 homolog 7 isoform X1, which produces MESNSLINYPSRSDLLCLEEDVKGEEDNVKAEFICPFCSDEFDILGLCCHIDEEHPVEAKNGVCPVCSKKVGLDIVGHITTQHCNVFKISFLKFGYYLLCFLFCTIIAGVWRVVLVLLDVLRVYVQRRRRLRRGGYSSNYLTLRKSLGVGGASTFIPSSNLDSDPLLSSFMFRPPLANELVIPIEERDCVTKVSPKDTSQRLSLSNEDQEKARKSEFVRDLLWSTMLEDKL; this is translated from the exons atgGAGTCTAATTCGTTGATCAATTACCCCTCTCGATCAG ATTTGTTGTGTTTGGAAGAAGATGtgaaaggagaagaagacaatGTGAAAGCAGAGTTTATCTGCCCCTTCTGTTCAGATGAGTTTGATATTCTTGGCCTTTGTTGCCACATTGATGAAGAGCATCCTGTTGAAGCCAAGAACGGG GTTTGTCCTGTCTGCTCAAAGAAGGTGGGATTAGACATCGTTGGCCATATTACAACGCAACACTGCAACGTTTTCAAGATATCCTTTTTGAAGTTTGGATACTACCTtctatgttttttgttttgtaccATCATTGCTGGAGTTTGGAGGGTCGTTTTGGTACTCCTTGATGTGTTAAGAGTTTACGTGCAGCGAAGGAGAAGGCTGCGTAGAGGTGGATATAGCTCTAACTATCTTACACTAAGAAAATCTCTCGGAGTTGGAGGAGCTTCCACTTTCATTCCCTCATCCAATCTAGATTCTGATCCTTTGCTCTCATCCTTTATGTTTCGTCCTCCTTTGGCTAATGAGCTTGTCATACCCATCGAGGAAAGAGACTGTGTAACAAAAGTCTCACCTAAGGACACCTCTCAAAGGCTATCACTTTCGAATGAAGATCAAGAGAAGGCAAGAAAGAGTGAGTTTGTGCGAGATTTGTTGTGGTCAACCATGCTTGAAGACAAGTTATAA
- the LOC103837279 gene encoding COBRA-like protein 9 translates to MGFLLPILLGVFLLFTATPPSLSQFPPEIDPPAPAPISPSELCNGIFLSYTFILGRQIPPNDTTDQPYRFESVLTVLNNGREELKEWRVFVGFQHHEILTSASDAIIVNGTDLPAPVGNGTIFAGYPVSDLKTAIQTAGDLKQMTATIELVGTQFMVAPPAIPLPSNISLVNDGWSCPEPTATPLSKRQITTCCIRDPTFEVNTTTITDKFLPRQPGDLTIMYDVIRAYDQNYLAEVTMENHNPLGRLDHWELSFDWMREEFIQKMQGAYPTVVDATKCIFGPQSQIYTGLDFADVLTCERRPIIVDLPPTKAEDPVLGKIPSCCRNGTILPRTMDPSKSASIFTMQVAKMPPDFNRSALSPPQNWRIKGTLNPDYSCGPPVRVSPTLYPDPSGMPTNKTSFASWQIVCNITHAKTETPKCCVSFSAFFNDSIIPCNTCACGCVSETRRTCSAETPSLLIPPDALLVPFENRTSLTVAWNALKHKTIPNPMPCGDNCGVSINWHIATDYRGGWTARITIFNWGEIDFPDWFLAVQMKKPAIRGFEKAYSFNASLLSIEGGVNNTIFMEGLPGLEYLVAERDELDPKKKLRVPGKQQSVIQFSKKLTPGINVPERDGFPAKVIFNGEECLLPDVLPLPSGGRRNGFDTMVLLCMMIFVVALVI, encoded by the exons ATGGGGTTTCTCCTTCCGATCTTATTAGGAGTTTTCCTCTTATTCACAGCTACGCCACCGTCCTTGTCTCAGTTCCCTCCGGAGATAGACCCTCCGGCGCCAGCGCCGATATCACCCTCAGAACTCTGCAACGGAATATTCCTCTCCTACACATTCATTCTCGGTCGTCAGATCCCTCCAAACGACACAACCGACCAGCCGTATCGGTTCGAGTCAGTACTAACGGTTCTCAACAACGGCCGTGAAGAGCTCAAAGAGTGGAGAGTGTTCGTTGGTTTCCAACATCACGAGATCCTTACTTCCGCCAGCGATGCGATTATCGTCAACGGGACAGATCTTCCTGCTCCGGTAGGAAACGGCACCATCTTCGCTGGCTATCCTGTTTCTGACCTCAAAACGGCCATTCAAACGGCTGGAGACTTAAAACAGATGACGGCTACGATTGAGCTGGTAGGGACTCAATTCATGGTGGCTCCTCCGGCCATTCCATTGCCATCCAATATATCGCTTGTTAACGATGGTTGGAGCTGTCCTGAGCCAACCGCTACTCCTCTAA GTAAAAGACAGATAACGACGTGCTGCATAAGAGACCCAACCTTTGAAGTCAACACAACAACCATCACGGACAAGTTCCTTCCACGACAACCCGGAGACTTGACCATAATGTACGACGTGATCCGAGCCTACGACCAGAACTACCTAGCCGAAGTAACCATGGAGAACCACAATCCACTAGGCCGGCTCGACCATTGGGAACTAAGTTTCGACTGGATGCGAGAAGAGTTCATACAGAAAATGCAAGGAGCATATCCAACGGTCGTGGACGCCACAAAATGCATCTTCGGTCCACAGTCCCAGATCTACACAGGACTAGATTTCGCCGACGTTCTCACATGTGAGAGACGGCCCATCATTGTGGACTTACCTCCAACCAAAGCAGAGGACCCGGTTCTAGGTAAAATCCCTTCTTGTTGTAGAAATGGTACGATCTTACCACGAACCATGGACCCTTCAAAATCAGCATCAATCTTCACCATGCAAGTCGCCAAAATGCCTCCTGATTTTAACCGGTCCGCGCTATCCCCGCCTCAAAACTGGAGGATCAAAGGAACGCTTAACCCGGATTACTCATGCGGGCCACCTGTTCGGGTCAGCCCGACTTTGTATCCGGATCCGAGCGGTATGCCCACCAACAAAACGTCTTTCGCCAGCTGGCAAATAGTATGCAACATCACACACGCCAAAACTGAAACACCAAAATGCTGCGTTTCCTTCTCAGCTTTCTTTAATGACTCTATCATCCCTTGTAACACATGCGCTTGCGGTTGTGTTTCGGAAACGCGGCGCACATGCAGCGCCGAGACTCCCTCATTACTCATCCCTCCAGATGCTCTTTTAGTACCTTTCGAGAACAGAACATCTCTTACAGTTGCGTGGAACGCACTCAAACACAAAACCATCCCTAATCCAATGCCGTGTGGTGACAACTGCGGCGTCTCGATAAACTGGCACATAGCGACAGACTACAGAGGTGGCTGGACCGCGAGGATCACCATTTTCAACTGGGGAGAAATCGATTTCCCTGACTGGTTTCTAGCGGTTCAGATGAAGAAACCAGCCATTCGTGGATTCGAGAAAGCGTATTCGTTCAACGCGAGTCTCTTGAGTATAGAAGGAGGTGTTAACAACACCATTTTCATGGAAGGTCTTCCCGGTTTGGAGTATCTTGTGGCTGAACGTGATGAGTTAGATCCGAAGAAGAAACTTAGAGTTCCTGGTAAGCAACAGTCTGTGATACAGTTCAGTAAGAAACTTACACCGGGGATTAATGTGCCGGAACGTGACGGATTTCCGGCGAAAGTTATATTCAACGGAGAGGAATGTTTGCTTCCCGATGTGCTTCCACTTCCAAGTGGTGGAAGAAGAAATGGGTTTGATACTATGGTTTTGTTGTGTATGATGATTTTTGTTGTGGCGTTGGTAATTTAA
- the LOC103837280 gene encoding proline-rich antigen homolog — MEANQVYGFSALVVILLLSLTLTVTSTDEVVSCTMCSSCDNPCNPVPSYPPPPPPSRPPPSPSTTTACPPPPSPPSSGGGGSYYYPPPSQSGGGKYPPPYGDGGQGYYYPPPYSGNYPTPPPPNPIVPYFPFYYHTPPPGSGSDRFMGSSSIMFALFAMFLCLV; from the coding sequence ATGGAAGCAAACCAAGTATATGGTTTCTCTGCACTTGTTGTTATTCTGCTACTGTCACTGACTTTGACAGTGACATCAACGGACGAGGTTGTTTCTTGTACAATGTGTTCTTCCTGCGACAATCCTTGTAATCCCGTCCCATCatatcctcctcctccgcctcctTCTCGTCCACCACCGTCACCATCCACTACTACCGCATGTCCTCCGCCTCCTTCTCCTCCAAGCTCCGGTGGTGGTGGCTCTTACTATTACCCTCCTCCTTCTCAGTCCGGTGGCGGCAAATACCCTCCTCCTTACGGTGATGGCGGTCAAGGTTACTACTATCCGCCGCCGTATTCAGGAAACTATCCCACGCCGCCTCCGCCGAATCCCATCGTCCCTTATTTCCCGTTTTACTATCATACGCCACCACCAGGTTCCGGTTCAGATCGGTTTATGGGTTCTAGTTCTATTATGTTTGCTCTTTTCGCCATGTTCCTCTGTTTAGTATAA